From Vallitalea longa, one genomic window encodes:
- the rpsG gene encoding 30S ribosomal protein S7: MPRKGHIQKREVLADPIYSDKVVTKLINNIMLDGKKGVAQKIVYGAFEKVADKTGKDAVEVFKEAMNNIMPVLEVKARRVGGSTYQVPMEVRPERRQALGLRWLTIYTRKRGERTMVDRLAAEIMDAANNTGASVKKREDTHKMAEANKAFAHYRF, translated from the coding sequence GTGCCACGTAAAGGACATATTCAAAAAAGAGAAGTATTAGCTGATCCAATATACAGTGATAAAGTTGTAACTAAACTTATCAATAACATCATGTTAGATGGTAAAAAGGGAGTTGCACAAAAAATTGTATACGGAGCATTTGAAAAAGTAGCTGATAAAACAGGAAAAGATGCAGTAGAAGTTTTTAAAGAAGCTATGAACAATATTATGCCTGTTCTTGAAGTTAAAGCTAGACGTGTTGGTGGATCTACTTACCAAGTTCCTATGGAAGTTAGACCAGAGAGAAGACAAGCATTAGGACTTCGTTGGTTAACTATCTACACACGTAAGCGTGGAGAAAGAACTATGGTTGATCGTTTAGCTGCTGAAATTATGGACGCAGCAAACAATACTGGTGCTTCAGTTAAGAAGAGAGAAGATACTCACAAAATGGCAGAAGCAAACAAGGCATTTGCACATTACAGATTCTAA
- a CDS encoding ribosomal L7Ae/L30e/S12e/Gadd45 family protein has product MHRLKTNSKVIGMKQTLKALENQDVKVLYVAKDAQSKVTIKAIELAKSQQIPVVYINTMVELGSVCDVEVKTATAALIK; this is encoded by the coding sequence GTGCACCGATTAAAGACTAATTCCAAAGTAATTGGGATGAAACAGACTCTAAAAGCTCTTGAGAATCAAGACGTAAAAGTGCTTTATGTAGCGAAAGATGCGCAAAGTAAGGTTACTATAAAAGCTATTGAGTTAGCTAAGAGTCAGCAAATTCCTGTAGTATATATTAATACTATGGTGGAATTAGGTTCAGTTTGCGATGTAGAAGTAAAAACAGCAACCGCAGCACTAATTAAATAA
- the rpsL gene encoding 30S ribosomal protein S12 has translation MPTINQLIRKGREVSTKKSTAPALQKGYNSLHKRTTNISSPQKRGVCTAVKTATPKKPNSALRKIARVRLTNGIEVTGYIPGEGHNLQEHSVVLLRGGRVKDLPGTRYHVVRGTLDTAGVADRKQSRSKYGAKRPKK, from the coding sequence ATGCCTACTATTAACCAATTAATAAGAAAAGGTAGAGAGGTTTCAACTAAGAAATCAACAGCGCCAGCTCTTCAAAAAGGTTATAATTCATTACACAAAAGAACTACTAATATATCTTCACCACAAAAAAGAGGTGTTTGTACAGCAGTAAAAACAGCTACTCCTAAAAAACCAAACTCAGCTCTTCGTAAAATTGCAAGGGTTCGTTTAACAAATGGTATCGAAGTAACAGGTTATATTCCTGGTGAAGGACATAACCTACAAGAACATAGTGTTGTTCTACTAAGAGGTGGAAGGGTAAAAGACTTACCTGGTACACGTTATCATGTTGTTAGGGGTACACTAGATACAGCTGGTGTAGCTGACCGTAAACAATCACGTTCCAAGTATGGAGCAAAGAGACCAAAAAAATAA